The following are from one region of the Chromobacterium phragmitis genome:
- a CDS encoding LytR/AlgR family response regulator transcription factor translates to MGAVSGLRVLVVDDEALARERLRQLLADCGVADIHGLEDGRSALGWLEAHPVDVLLLDISMPDLDGMALARQLRQRTLPPALVFTTAHDHFAVEAFELDAADYLLKPVRRERLEQALQKAQARREGKRAAGFTVRQRGRLLHVPLADARYLKAELKYVTLVTPNGEYLLDDALVALEQRLGEEALRIHRNCLVMRHAVQELFRGEGGAEEHWLVRLRDIPTPLPVSRRQIHALRAALSVSD, encoded by the coding sequence ATGGGCGCTGTGAGCGGGCTGCGGGTGCTGGTAGTGGACGACGAGGCGCTGGCGCGAGAACGTTTGCGTCAGCTATTGGCCGACTGCGGCGTGGCCGATATCCATGGCCTGGAAGATGGCCGCTCGGCGCTCGGCTGGCTGGAGGCGCACCCTGTGGACGTGCTGCTGCTGGACATCAGCATGCCCGACCTTGACGGCATGGCATTGGCGCGCCAGCTGCGGCAGCGCACGCTGCCGCCGGCGCTGGTGTTCACCACCGCCCACGATCACTTCGCGGTGGAGGCCTTCGAGCTGGACGCCGCCGATTACCTGCTCAAGCCGGTGCGGCGCGAACGGTTGGAGCAGGCGCTGCAAAAAGCCCAGGCCAGGCGCGAAGGCAAGCGCGCCGCCGGTTTCACCGTGCGCCAGCGCGGCCGCCTGCTCCACGTGCCTCTCGCCGACGCGCGCTACCTGAAGGCGGAGCTCAAATACGTCACCCTAGTCACGCCAAACGGCGAATATCTGCTGGACGACGCGCTGGTGGCGCTGGAACAGCGGCTGGGCGAAGAGGCGCTGCGGATCCACCGCAATTGCCTGGTGATGCGCCACGCGGTGCAAGAGCTGTTTCGCGGCGAGGGCGGCGCCGAAGAACATTGGCTTGTCAGACTGCGCGACATTCCGACGCCGCTGCCGGTCAGCCGCCGACAGATTCACGCGTTGCGCGCCGCGCTGAGCGTATCCGATTGA